The DNA region GCCGCGACCTTGGCGGGATAGGCGTAGCTGGAGCGCTGGCAGCTGCCGCTGGAGCTGATGTAGGTGCGGGTGCCGACCCCGGAGGAGTAGGAGTCGCCGAGGGCGACGTACGACGGAGCGGCGGCCCCGGCGGGCGCCGCCAGCCCGACCAGGCCGAGGACGAGCCCGATCGCCGCGGCGAGCAGAGGACGGCGGGTGGCCGATCCGGGGAGCCGGACCTGGTGACGCGACGGTGGCATGGACGAGCCTTCCCGAGAGCCGATGTGATCTGGCTCACTGAAGCACGGCCGGCGACCCGGTGCCAGGCTCATTTTCCTGCAGCCCGGCGGCCTGCAGGTCGGTGCGACGAGGGGAGTCGATCAGGCGGGGTCGCCGGTCGCGGTCGCGGGCCGCGGCCCGGTCACCGACTCCAGCACCGGGAACACCCGCCGTCCCACCAGTCCCCCGACGGCCAGGGTCACGATCGTCGCGGCGAACCCGGCCCATCCGCTGCCGGTCGCCGCGAGCACGACGTACCCGATCAGGGCGGAGCCGGCGGAGAACAGGGCATAGGGCAGCTGGGTGGTCACGTGGGTGATCACGTTGCAGCTGGCTCCGGTGGAGGAGAGGATCGTGGTGTCCGAGATCGGCGAGCAGTGGTCGCCGAAGACCGCGCCCGCGAGCACCGCGCCGAGCGCCGGCAGCAGCAGGTCGGGCTCGCCGACGGAGTTCATGATGTCGCCCGCGATCGGCAGCAGGATGCCGAACGATCCCCACGAGGTGCCGGTGGAGAAGGCCATCGCCGAGGCGGCCACGAAGATCACCGGCACCAGCCAGGCCGGGGACAGGTCGGCGCTCTCCACCAGGCCGCCCAGGTACTCACCGGTGCCGAGCTCGCCGATCAGGTCGCCGAGCATCCAGGCGAGCAGCAGGATGTAGACCGCCGGCATCATCGACTGGGCACCCTGCAGCACCCCACGGCCGAGCACCGCGGTGTCGAACTTCGGGTTCTGCGCGGTGTAGCGCACGTAGTAGTAGAGGGCGGTGGCGAGGCCGAGGACGGCGCCGTAGATCAGCGCCTCGGTGACGTCGGTGTTGGCCATCACGTCGAGGATCGCGAGGCTGTCGCCGGCCTGATAGCCGGTCCACACGATGCCGCAGACCACCCCCACGACGAGGGCGAGGAACGGCACCACCAGCGCCCGCTTGGCGCCGGGGCGGTGGATCGGCAGGTCCTCGGAGAGCTCGCCGGGGATCTCCTCGGACCGGTCGTAGGTGAGGCCCTCCTCGACGGCGCGGACCTCCTCGCGTCGCATCGGGCCGGCATCGATCTGCAGGCCGACCACGATGAAGACGGTGACCACGGCGGCGATCGCGTAGTAGTTGAGCCCGGCCGCGCCGATGAATGCCTCGACGTCGCTGACCTCCAGGGTGGAGGCGGCGACGATCGGCGCCATGATCCCGATGATGCTGGCGCCCCAGCTGGAGAAGGGAGCCAGCACGGCGACCGGCGCGGAGGTGGAGTCGATCAGGTAGGCGAGCTTGGCGCGGGCCACCTGGTGCCGGTCGGTGACCGGACGCGCCACCTGCCCGACGGCCAGGGCGTTGAAGTAGTCGTCGATGAAGATCACCACGCCCAGCACCGAGGCGAGCAGCTGCGCCCCGCGCCGGCTGCGGATCCGGGAGACCGCCCAGTCCGAGAACGCCTGGCTGCCGCCGGACATCATGATCAGCGCCGCGATCACGCCGAGGGTGATCGTGAAGATCAGGATGAAGACGTAGGTGGTGTTGAGCGCGCCGTCGGACCAGAAGATGCCGGAGAACGCCTCCCAGATCCGCACCACGGTGTCGACCGGGTTGTAGTCGGAGACCAGGAACGCGGCGCTCACCACGCCGAGGCCGAGGCTCAGCAGCACCTTGCGGGTGCTGATCACCAGCACGATGGCCAGCACCGGAGGCACCAGGCTCAAGATCGAGTCGCTCATCGGACCTCCGAAGCAGGGAGGCACGACGCTAGGCGATCGGTCCGACCCGCGACAATCCCGTCCTGCACGATGACCCGATGGGGTGAGGTGTGACTGGGTCTCAGGCGTCGGCGGGAGCGGACGTCGCGGCGGGAGCGGACGTCGCGGCGGGAGCGGACGTCGCGGCGTGGCCGTGACGGTGCAGCGGGAGGCCGACCACGGTGCCGGCCACGATGTCGGCCACGTGCGCCTGGAAGTGCGGGCAGGTGGAGACGTCGTGGGCCCGGCACTCCAGCGCGTGCCGGGTCAGGTGCCGGGAGCGCTCGATCTCGGCCTGGCGGCGGTCCAGCTCGTCGAGGTGCGCGACCAGCAGGGCGTGCCGGTTGGCGGTGCTGCCGTCGATCAGTCCGGCGATCTGGTCCAGGGACATCCCGGCCGCCTTGCTGGAGAGGATCACCGCCACCCGGTAGGCGTCGTCCTCCACGTAGTAGCGGCGGTCCGCGCTGTCCCGCCGGGGTCGCAGCAGGCCCTTGGTCTCCCAGTGCCGCAGCACATGCGTCGGCAGGTCGAACCGGGCCGCCAGGTCCCCGATCGACCACCTGATCTCACCAGCACTTGACTTCATGTCGACATGAACTCACAACCTGGTGACCTGCGCAAGTCCACCGATCCGTGAGGAGAGCACCATGACCCGACGCCTTGACCCCACCCCCACCCGCCCCGCTCCCGACTACGACGTCGCGGTGATCGGCGCCGGCAGCGCCGGACTGCAGGCCGCCCTCACGTTGGGCCGGATGCGCCGCCGCACGATCGTCTTCGGCACCGACCGCTACCGCAACGACCCGGCGCACGCGATGCAGAACTTCCTCGGCCACGACGGCACCCCGCCGGCCGAGCTGCGCGCCGCCGCCCGCAAGGACGTCGAGGCCTACGCCAGCGTCACCTTCGCCGACCGCGGCGTCACCCGGATCAGCGGCGCCGCCGACGAGTTCGTCGTCGAGTACGACGGCGACGGGCCGGTCACCGTCCGCCGGATCGTGCTCGCCACCGGCGTCGTCGACGAGCTGCCCGACGTCCCCGGCCTCGCCGAGCTGTACGGCGACGTGGTCGCCCACTGCCCCTACTGCCACGGCCACGAGATGGCGGACGGCCCGATCGGCTTCCTCGGCGTGGGTCCGCACACACCCGTGCTGGCCGAGCTGATCGGCCGGCTCGCCACCGAGGTGGTGATGCTCAGCAACGGCGTCCCGCGCGAGGAGCTCGACCCGGCGACCCTGGCCGCGCTCGGCGGCGCCGACGTCCGCACGGCCGCGGTGACCGGCGTGCGTCGTACCGACGACGGGGTGGCGGTGGCACTGGCCGACGGCGCCGAGGTGGAGCTGCACGGCCTCTTCGTGCACCCGGCCTGGCGTCAGGCCGCCCCGTTCCCCGAGCAGCTCGGGCTGGAGACCGGGGAGCTGGGCGGGGTCCTGGTCGACATCATGGGTGCCACCAGCCGTCCCGGCGTGTACGCCGCCGGGGACCTGGCCCACCACCGGGACCTGCCGATGCCGATGGCGTCCGTGCTGCAGGCCGCGGCCGCGGGCCAGGTCGCGGCGTCCGCCGCCGACCGGGACCTCGCGATGGCGGACGTGGCGCGCCGTACCGCCTGAGGCTCGCGGCGGGCGGGGGTGCGCGCGCCCCATGCGGATTGGTCGCGAATTGGCCCAGAATCCAGCCGATCCGCATGGTGCGCGGACCACCCGGCGCCCTAGCGTGGCTCGCGATCGCACACCGACTCGGAGGTCCCCATGCACCGCACCCGACGTACCCCCGCCCTGCTGGCGGCGCTGGCCGCCACCACCGGCCTGGCCCTGGCCGCCACGGCCGCACCGGGCACCGCCGCCCCGGACCGCGCGCCCGACCGGCACGGGGGTGCGCACGGGGGGACTCACGATGGCAAGCACCACGGCAAGCACGACCACGGGCACCCCGGACATCACGGGCATCACGGACACGGCCCGCAGGAGGTGCGCTTCTCCACCTTCAACGCCTCTCTCAATCGCGGCACCGCCGGGCAGCTCGCCGCCGACCTCGCCACCCCGGACAACACCCAGGCGGCGAACGTCGCGGAGACGATCCAGCGGGTGCGGCCCGACGTGCTGCTGGTCAACGAGTTCGACCACGACCCGGCCGCGGTCGACCTCTTCCGGGAGAACTACCTGGAGGTCGGGCACCACGGCGCACGACCGATCCGCTACCCCTACGCCTACATCGCTCCGTCCAACACCGGCGTGCCCAGCGGCCACGACCTCGACAACGACGGTCAGATCGGCGGGGGCAACGACGCCTACGGGTTCGGCCTGTTCGAGGGCCAGTACGGAATGCTGGTCCTCTCCAGGTATCCGATCGACACCGGCGCGGTGCGGACCTTCCAGACGTTCCGCTGGGCCGACATGCCCGGCGCCCTGCTGCCCGACGACCCCGCCACCGACGCGCCCGCGGACTGGTACTCCGAGGACGAGCTCGCGGACGTGCGCCTCTCCTCCAAGTCGCACTGGGACGTCCCGCTGCGGATCGGCCGCAAGACCGTCCACTTCCTGGTCTCCCACCCGACCCCGCCGACCTTCGACGGACCCGAGGACCGCAACGGCCTGCGCAACCACGACGAGATCCGGTTCTGGGCCGACTACGTCTCCGGGGGCCGCACGGCGTCCTACATCTACGACGACGAGGGCCGGTACGGCGGCCTGCGGCCGGGCAGCCGCTTCGTCATCGCCGGCGACCAGAACGCCGACCCGCTGGACGGCGACTCCGTCGACGCGGCCATCGACCAGCTGCTCGACCACCGTCGGATCACCGACCCGGCCCCGCGGTCGGCCGGAGGCGCGGAGGCCGCCGACCAGGGCGGCGCCAACGACGCGCACCGGGGCGACCCCGCGCTGGACACCGCCGACTTCGCCGACAGCGCGCCGGGCAACCTGCGCGTGGACTACGTGCTGCCCTCGCGCGGCACGAAGGTCACCGGGTCGGGGATCTTCTGGCCCACCGACGACGACCCGCTCTACTACCTGACCGGCGACTACGACACCACGCAGTGGCCGGGCACCGGGGTGCCGACCTCCGACCACCGGCAGGTCTGGGTCGACCTGCGCTACTGACGCCCGACGGTGCCGATCGGTGTCACCAGATGACACCGACCGGCACCGTTGACGGGTCGTCGACGTCTCAGTACCAGTTCACCCGCTCCGAGTGCGCCCAGGCGCCCTCGGGGTTGCCGTACCGGGCCGCGATGTAGGCGAGCCCCCACCGGATCTGGGTCTCGGGGTTGCTCCGCCAGTCGGGACCGACCACGGCCATCTTCGTCCCCGGCAGCGACTGCGGGATGCCGTAGGCACCCGAGCTGGGGTTCTCGGCGAGGTGGTTCCAGCCGGACTCGCGGTGCCACAGCGCGTCCAGGTAGGGCCACTGGGTGCGGTCGAACCCGAAGTCCAGCATCAGCCGGTAGCCGAGTCCGCGGTTGGAGTCCGGGGCGACGTCGGTGGGCAGCAGCGTGGGCTCGGCCGAGGGCAGCCGCTGCGCGATCCGCTCGGCGGTACGACGCAGCTCCTCCAGGATCACCGCATCCGGCACCTGGGCGGCCGCGCCCGTGCGCTCCCGCCCGGTCGGGCCGGCGCTCCCGCCCGACGCGTCCGACGCGTCCGGTGAGCTCGGGTCCGGGTCGGCCGAGGTCACCGGTGCCGTCGGGGCGGCCGGCGACGCGGCCTCCTGCGCCGGGGCGCAGCCGAGGAGCGACAGGCAGGCCAGGGCCGCCGTACCGACAGCGGCACGCGCACCAGCCCCCCGCGGCATCGGCTCAGTCGCGCTTCCGGTGATCGTGCTGACGGTCCCGGTCGAAGCTCTTCTTCGGGGGGCCGTAGTCCTTGGACAGCTCGATCAGTTTGCCGCTGATCCGCGTCTGCTTGAGCTTCTCCCACGCGCCGTCCGGCAGCTTCGCCGGCAGCTCGACGACCGAGTAGTCGCCGCGGATGGTGATCCGGCCGAAGTCGCGCCGGTCCAGTCCCCCCTCGTTGGCGATGGCGCCGACGATCTGGCGGGGCTCGACCCGGTGTCGCTTCCCCACCTGGATCTTGTACGACGTCAGCGGCTGTCCTCCGCGACCCGACCGACGCTCGCCACGATCCCGGTCGCCGCGGGGTCCGCGGTCATCGCGCGGCCCGCGGTCGTCGCGGTCGCGACGCGGACGACGCTCCGGCTCGGGCTGCGGCTCGAGCAGCAGCGGGGTGTCGCCCTGCATCACGATCGCCAGGGCGGCGGCGACGTCGACCTCGGGGACGTCGTGCTCCTTGATGTAGTGGCTGACCACGTCGCGGAAGAAGGTGATCTGCGGCGACTCGAGCGCGGCGGTGATCTGGTCGTCGAAGCGGGCCAGGCGGGTCTCGTTGACCGCCTCGATGCTGGGCAGCTGCATCTGCTCCAGGGTGGAGCGGGTGGCCCGCTCGATGTGCTTGAGGAGGTAGCGCTCACGCGGGGTGATGAACGAGATCGCGTCGCCGCTGCGCCCGGCGCGGCCGGTGCGGCCGATCCGGTGCACGTAGGCCTCGGTGTCGGTGGGGATGTCGTAGTTGACGACGTGGCTGATCCGCTCGACGTCGAGACCGCGGGCCGCGACGTCGGTGGCGACCAGGATGTCGAGCTTGCCGGACTTGAGCTGGTTGACGGTCCGCTCGCGGTTCTGCTGGGCGATGTCGCCGTTGATGGCGGCGGCGCTGACGCCGCGGGCGCGCAGCTTCTCCGCGAGGGTCTCGGTCTCGTTCTTGGTCCGGACGAAGACGATCATCGCCTCGAAGTTCTCGACCTCGAGGATCCGGGTCAGCGCGTCCACCTTCTGCGGATAGCTGACGATCAGGTAGCGCTGGCGGATGTTCTCCGCGGTGCGGGTCTTCCGCTCGATGGCCACCTCGACGGGGTCGTTGAGGTAGGTCGAGGAGAGCGCCCGGATCTGCTTGGGCATGGTGGCGGAGAAGAGCGCCACCTGCTTGTCGCTCGGGGTGTCGGCGAGGATCGTCTCGACGTCCTCGGCGAAGCCCATGTTGAGCATCTCGTCGGCCTCGTCGAGCACCAGGAAGCGCAGCTCGGTGAGGTCGAGGGTGCCCTTCTCGAGGTGGTCCATGATCCGGCCCGGGGTGCCGACGACGACATGCACGCCGCGACGCAGGGCCGACAGCTGGACGCCGTACCCCTGACCGCCGTAGACGGGGAGCACGTGGATGCCCTTGGTGTGGGCGGCGTAGGACTCGAACGCCTCGCAGACCTGGAGCGCGAGCTCACGGGTGGGGGCGAGGACGAGCGCCTGCGGGGTCTTCTGGGAGATGTCCAGCCGGTCCAGGATCGGCAGCGCGAACGCCGCCGTCTTGCCGGTGCCGGTCTGCGCGAGGCCCATCACGTCGCGGCCCTCGAGCAGGTGCGGGATGGTCTCGGCCTGGATCGCCGAAGGCGTCTCGTAGCCGACGTCGGCCAGTGCCTTGAGCACCTTCTTGCCGAGCCCGAGGTCGGCGAAGCCGGGTGCGGGCTGCTCCTGCTCGGTGGTCTCGGCGGCGTCCGCTGCGGTCGGCTCAGCGGTCGGCTCAGCGGCGGCGTCGGCCGGAGAATCGGGGGAAGTCACCGTCCAACGGTAGTCGTGACGTCCAGCACGGGAAGATTCCCCGGCGCGGTGCGCTCGCTCACGCCTCTACCACGCCGCCCGCGGCGGGCGGCGACCAGGCTCAGCGGACCTTCGGGCGGGAGGCCCTCAGCCCAGCTGGACCCCGCACGCGGCGTCGGCGTTCTCGCGCAGGCCGGGAGGTGTCACTCCACGGTGACCGACTTGGCCAGGTTGCGCGGCTTGTCGATGTCGAGGCCGAGGTGCAGCGCCGCGCGGTAGGCGAGCACCTGCAGCGGCACGGTCAGCAGGATCGGGTCGAGCACCCGCACCGAGCGGGGCACGTCGATCCGGAAGCAGTCGCCCTTCGCCACCCCGCCGAGGTCCACGCCCTCGTGGGTCACCACGACCAGCGGACCGCCGCGGGCGGCGATCTCGTGCAGCGCGGCGACGTTGCGCTCCACCAGCTCGTCGTCGGGGACGATCGCGACGGTCGGGACCTCGGTGGAGATCAGCGCCAGCGGACCGTGCTTGAGCTCGGAGGTCTGGTAGGCCTCGGCGTGCCGATAGCTGATCTCCTTGAACTTCTGGGCCCCCTCCCGCGCCACCGGGTAGCCGCGGACCCGGCCGATGAAGAAGAGGCTCGCGGCCTCGGCGAGCCGCTCGGCGATCGGCGCGAGCTCGTCCTCGCGCTCGACGATCTGCTGGATCTGGTCGGGCAGCTCGCTCAGCGCGGCGATCAGCTGCTTGCCCTCGGCCAGGGACAGGTCGCGCACCCGTCCGAGCTGGAGCGCGAGCAGCGCGAAGGCCAGGAACATGTTGGTCAGCGCCTTGGTCGAGGCGACCGCGACCTCGGGGCCGGCGTGCAGATAGATGCCTCCGTCGACCTCGCGAGCGATCGCGGAGCCGACCACGTTGACCACCCCGATCACCCGGCCGCCCTTGCGCTTGATCTCCTGGATCGCGAGCAGGGTGTCGATGGTCTCGCCGGACTGGCTGACCGCGACGTAGAGCGTGTCGGGCTCGATGATCGGGTTGCGGTAGCGGAACTCGGAGGCGGCCTCCGCCTCGGCGGGGATCCGCGCCAGCTCCTCGACCAGCGCCGCCCCCATCTGGCCGACGTAGTACGCCGACCCGCAGCCCAGGATCTTGATCCGCCGGATCGCCCGCAGCTCGCGGGCGTCGAGCTCGAGGCCACCGAGGTGACTGGTGCCGAAGCGCTCGTCCAGGCGACCGCGCAGCACCCGCTCGGCCACGGCGGGCTGCTCCCGCATCTCCTTGTGCATGAAGGAGGTGGTGTCCCCGGTGTCGTAGTCGCTCGGGTCGATGTCGACCGCGGCAGCCCGGCGGTCCACGGCGGCCGGACCGTTCGGGCTGAGCCGGTAGGTGGTGAAGCCGGCGGCGGTGACGGTCGCCATCTCGCCGTCGTCGAGGTGCGCGACGGTGGTGGTGTAGCGGACCAGGGCGGCGAGGTCGGAGGCGACGTGCATCTCCTTCTCGCCGACACCGATGATCAGCGGCGAGCCGTTGCGGGCGACCACCATCCGGTCGGGGAAGTCGGCGTGCACGAAGGCGACGCCGTAGGTGCCCTCCACCCGTCCCAGCGCCTCGGCGACCTTCTCCTCCAGGGTCTCCGCGGTGGATGCGGCGACCAGGTGGGCCAGCACCTCGGTGTCGGTGTCCGAGGTCAGCTCGATGCCACCGTCGACCAGCTCGGCACGCAGCGCGGCGGCGTTGTCGATGATCCCGTTGTGCACCACGGCGACCCGGCCGTCGGTGTCGGTGTGCGGGTGGGCGTTCACGTCGTTGGCGGGGCCGTGCGTGGCCCACCGGGTGTGCCCGATGCCGGCCTTCCCGGCGAAGCGCTTCGGCAGGCTCTCGCCGAGGTCACGGACCCGCCCGGCCTTCTTGGCGACCCGGAGGCCGGTGCCGCCGACCACCGCCACGCCTGCGGAGTCGTAGCCGCGGTGCTCGAGCCGGGTGAGTCCCTCGAGCAGCAGCGGTGCTGCCTGCTGGGTGCCGATGTAGCCGACGATGCCGCACATGGAGCGTCTCCTTCGATGGTCGGACGGTGGAGCTTCGGGGTGGTTGTGCTGGTGGTTCGAGTGGGTGGTGCTCGGCGGGGCCGGGTCGGGGTCGGTCAGCCGTAGACCAGCCGGCGCAGCTGTCGCTCGCTGAGCTCGGGTGCCGCGACGACACGGTCGCGCAGCTCGGTGTGCAGGGTCCGGAAGATCTCCTCGTTGCGCGCGCCGTGCAGCTTGAGCTCGGCGTGGCGCCGGCGGACCAGGACGTCGACCG from Nocardioides sambongensis includes:
- a CDS encoding Na+/H+ antiporter NhaC family protein, with protein sequence MSDSILSLVPPVLAIVLVISTRKVLLSLGLGVVSAAFLVSDYNPVDTVVRIWEAFSGIFWSDGALNTTYVFILIFTITLGVIAALIMMSGGSQAFSDWAVSRIRSRRGAQLLASVLGVVIFIDDYFNALAVGQVARPVTDRHQVARAKLAYLIDSTSAPVAVLAPFSSWGASIIGIMAPIVAASTLEVSDVEAFIGAAGLNYYAIAAVVTVFIVVGLQIDAGPMRREEVRAVEEGLTYDRSEEIPGELSEDLPIHRPGAKRALVVPFLALVVGVVCGIVWTGYQAGDSLAILDVMANTDVTEALIYGAVLGLATALYYYVRYTAQNPKFDTAVLGRGVLQGAQSMMPAVYILLLAWMLGDLIGELGTGEYLGGLVESADLSPAWLVPVIFVAASAMAFSTGTSWGSFGILLPIAGDIMNSVGEPDLLLPALGAVLAGAVFGDHCSPISDTTILSSTGASCNVITHVTTQLPYALFSAGSALIGYVVLAATGSGWAGFAATIVTLAVGGLVGRRVFPVLESVTGPRPATATGDPA
- a CDS encoding MerR family transcriptional regulator, which codes for MKSSAGEIRWSIGDLAARFDLPTHVLRHWETKGLLRPRRDSADRRYYVEDDAYRVAVILSSKAAGMSLDQIAGLIDGSTANRHALLVAHLDELDRRQAEIERSRHLTRHALECRAHDVSTCPHFQAHVADIVAGTVVGLPLHRHGHAATSAPAATSAPAATSAPADA
- a CDS encoding NAD(P)/FAD-dependent oxidoreductase; its protein translation is MTRRLDPTPTRPAPDYDVAVIGAGSAGLQAALTLGRMRRRTIVFGTDRYRNDPAHAMQNFLGHDGTPPAELRAAARKDVEAYASVTFADRGVTRISGAADEFVVEYDGDGPVTVRRIVLATGVVDELPDVPGLAELYGDVVAHCPYCHGHEMADGPIGFLGVGPHTPVLAELIGRLATEVVMLSNGVPREELDPATLAALGGADVRTAAVTGVRRTDDGVAVALADGAEVELHGLFVHPAWRQAAPFPEQLGLETGELGGVLVDIMGATSRPGVYAAGDLAHHRDLPMPMASVLQAAAAGQVAASAADRDLAMADVARRTA
- a CDS encoding endonuclease/exonuclease/phosphatase family protein, which translates into the protein MHRTRRTPALLAALAATTGLALAATAAPGTAAPDRAPDRHGGAHGGTHDGKHHGKHDHGHPGHHGHHGHGPQEVRFSTFNASLNRGTAGQLAADLATPDNTQAANVAETIQRVRPDVLLVNEFDHDPAAVDLFRENYLEVGHHGARPIRYPYAYIAPSNTGVPSGHDLDNDGQIGGGNDAYGFGLFEGQYGMLVLSRYPIDTGAVRTFQTFRWADMPGALLPDDPATDAPADWYSEDELADVRLSSKSHWDVPLRIGRKTVHFLVSHPTPPTFDGPEDRNGLRNHDEIRFWADYVSGGRTASYIYDDEGRYGGLRPGSRFVIAGDQNADPLDGDSVDAAIDQLLDHRRITDPAPRSAGGAEAADQGGANDAHRGDPALDTADFADSAPGNLRVDYVLPSRGTKVTGSGIFWPTDDDPLYYLTGDYDTTQWPGTGVPTSDHRQVWVDLRY
- a CDS encoding aggregation-promoting factor C-terminal-like domain-containing protein, yielding MPRGAGARAAVGTAALACLSLLGCAPAQEAASPAAPTAPVTSADPDPSSPDASDASGGSAGPTGRERTGAAAQVPDAVILEELRRTAERIAQRLPSAEPTLLPTDVAPDSNRGLGYRLMLDFGFDRTQWPYLDALWHRESGWNHLAENPSSGAYGIPQSLPGTKMAVVGPDWRSNPETQIRWGLAYIAARYGNPEGAWAHSERVNWY
- a CDS encoding DEAD/DEAH box helicase, coding for MTSPDSPADAAAEPTAEPTAADAAETTEQEQPAPGFADLGLGKKVLKALADVGYETPSAIQAETIPHLLEGRDVMGLAQTGTGKTAAFALPILDRLDISQKTPQALVLAPTRELALQVCEAFESYAAHTKGIHVLPVYGGQGYGVQLSALRRGVHVVVGTPGRIMDHLEKGTLDLTELRFLVLDEADEMLNMGFAEDVETILADTPSDKQVALFSATMPKQIRALSSTYLNDPVEVAIERKTRTAENIRQRYLIVSYPQKVDALTRILEVENFEAMIVFVRTKNETETLAEKLRARGVSAAAINGDIAQQNRERTVNQLKSGKLDILVATDVAARGLDVERISHVVNYDIPTDTEAYVHRIGRTGRAGRSGDAISFITPRERYLLKHIERATRSTLEQMQLPSIEAVNETRLARFDDQITAALESPQITFFRDVVSHYIKEHDVPEVDVAAALAIVMQGDTPLLLEPQPEPERRPRRDRDDRGPRDDRGPRGDRDRGERRSGRGGQPLTSYKIQVGKRHRVEPRQIVGAIANEGGLDRRDFGRITIRGDYSVVELPAKLPDGAWEKLKQTRISGKLIELSKDYGPPKKSFDRDRQHDHRKRD
- the glmS gene encoding glutamine--fructose-6-phosphate transaminase (isomerizing); the protein is MCGIVGYIGTQQAAPLLLEGLTRLEHRGYDSAGVAVVGGTGLRVAKKAGRVRDLGESLPKRFAGKAGIGHTRWATHGPANDVNAHPHTDTDGRVAVVHNGIIDNAAALRAELVDGGIELTSDTDTEVLAHLVAASTAETLEEKVAEALGRVEGTYGVAFVHADFPDRMVVARNGSPLIIGVGEKEMHVASDLAALVRYTTTVAHLDDGEMATVTAAGFTTYRLSPNGPAAVDRRAAAVDIDPSDYDTGDTTSFMHKEMREQPAVAERVLRGRLDERFGTSHLGGLELDARELRAIRRIKILGCGSAYYVGQMGAALVEELARIPAEAEAASEFRYRNPIIEPDTLYVAVSQSGETIDTLLAIQEIKRKGGRVIGVVNVVGSAIAREVDGGIYLHAGPEVAVASTKALTNMFLAFALLALQLGRVRDLSLAEGKQLIAALSELPDQIQQIVEREDELAPIAERLAEAASLFFIGRVRGYPVAREGAQKFKEISYRHAEAYQTSELKHGPLALISTEVPTVAIVPDDELVERNVAALHEIAARGGPLVVVTHEGVDLGGVAKGDCFRIDVPRSVRVLDPILLTVPLQVLAYRAALHLGLDIDKPRNLAKSVTVE